The region CGGTGACCGGGATGAGTTGCTTCCCGGCGTCAGCGACCGTGCCTGGCGTCAGGTGTCCGTCACCTCCATGGAGTGCCTGGGGGCGCAGAAGTGCCCGGTGGCGGAGGCCTGTTTCAGCGAACGGGCACGGGCCAAGGCCGCCGTCGCCGATCTGGTGATCACCAACCACGCGATGCTGGCCATCAGTGCGTTCGAGGGACTGGCCGTCCTGCCGGACTATGACGTAGTGGTGATCGATGAGGCCCACGAGCTGCAGGACAGGGTTACCGGAGCGGTTACCGGACAACTCTCCGGAACAGTCATTGCCGCGGCGGTCTCCGCAGCACGCAAACACACGTCCGCCACCATGGAGCCGCTTGCCGCTGCCGGCCGGGCCTTCGACTCGGTGTTTGCCCCGGTGCCCTCCGGCCTGCTGGCCGCGGGGCTGTCCGAAGACCAGGAGCTGGTCCTGGGATCCGTGCGTGAAGCCTGCCGCACGGCGCTGTCCGACTCCAAGCCCGAAGGCTCCGACGCCGTCGACGGCGGCCGCCAGATGGCACGCTCGCGCCTGATGGCTGTCCTGGAACTGTGCGAACGGATCCTTGACGCAGTGAATTCAGGGGAGGTGCTGTGGGCGTCGCGTGCCAGCACCTTCTCGCCGGGCACCGGCTACACCGCCCCGGAAGAAGACGCACCACCCACCATCAACGTTGCACCGCTGTCCGTGGCCGGCCGACTGCGCGAAGGCCTGTTCGACGGGCACACTGTGGTGCTGACCTCGGCCACCCTGGCCATCGGGGCGGAGTTCGGCCCGGTGGCCGGGGCCCTGGGGCTGCTGGGTGCCGGTGCACCGAAGTGGACGGGGACCGACGTCGGCAGCCCCTTCGACTACCCGCGGCAGGGTGTCCTGTACGTAGCCAAGGACCTGCCGAAGCCGGGACGCGGCACCTCCCCGGAGCAGCTGGACGAACTGGAGGCGCTGATCAAGGCCTCCGGCGGCGGCGCCCTGGGTTTGTTCTCCTCCCGCCGTGCAGCGGAGGAAG is a window of Arthrobacter sp. zg-Y1171 DNA encoding:
- a CDS encoding ATP-dependent DNA helicase; the encoded protein is MGRKAPQGPDQVLDLLDTAVAAMGGQNRPGQHEMARQVAEAIESGDHLLVQAGTGTGKSLAYLVPLIAHALESSKPALVSTATLALQSQIVGRDLPRLLKTLEPKLPREVDVALLKGRSNYVCVHKTGGGFPEEDEAGTLFLLGDEQAVSHPAPAGGPTSALGRDVVRLQEWAQETETGDRDELLPGVSDRAWRQVSVTSMECLGAQKCPVAEACFSERARAKAAVADLVITNHAMLAISAFEGLAVLPDYDVVVIDEAHELQDRVTGAVTGQLSGTVIAAAVSAARKHTSATMEPLAAAGRAFDSVFAPVPSGLLAAGLSEDQELVLGSVREACRTALSDSKPEGSDAVDGGRQMARSRLMAVLELCERILDAVNSGEVLWASRASTFSPGTGYTAPEEDAPPTINVAPLSVAGRLREGLFDGHTVVLTSATLAIGAEFGPVAGALGLLGAGAPKWTGTDVGSPFDYPRQGVLYVAKDLPKPGRGTSPEQLDELEALIKASGGGALGLFSSRRAAEEAAEALRKRVDFPILCQGESTMSALVQQFADEDETCLFGTMSLWQGVDVPGASCRLVIIDRIPFPRPDDPLMTARTRAVAKAGGNGFMSVSATHAAVRLAQGAGRLIRASGDKGVVAVLDSRLATARYGSFLRAALPPFWSTTDRSVVLQALKRLAAEPAGAKK